In Elusimicrobiota bacterium, the following are encoded in one genomic region:
- the larE gene encoding ATP-dependent sacrificial sulfur transferase LarE: MMNKKLKLLKKILLKFKRMLIAYSGGVDSTFLLAVARKILEKNNVLAVTALSETYPKSDIKRTKDIVKKLDVNHIFIKTNELENKNFIKNSRKRCFYCKNELFKKLKSLAEKRRMILCDGSNFSDIKDFRPGKIAANIFNVMSPLEISKFKKAEIRKLSKKMNLDTWNIPAQACLASRFPYGTEISKNMLQKIEKGEESIKKLGFTNVRLRHHGDIARIEIEKSEMKKCINSNINKKIILSLKKLGWKYISVDIEGYRTGSLNY, encoded by the coding sequence ATGATGAATAAAAAATTAAAGCTGCTCAAAAAAATTCTTTTGAAATTTAAAAGAATGCTAATAGCTTATTCCGGAGGGGTTGATTCAACATTTCTTTTGGCAGTTGCCAGAAAAATTTTGGAGAAAAATAATGTTTTGGCCGTTACAGCGCTAAGCGAGACTTATCCGAAATCAGATATTAAAAGAACAAAAGATATCGTTAAAAAGCTTGATGTTAATCATATTTTTATTAAGACAAATGAACTTGAAAACAAAAATTTTATTAAAAATTCAAGAAAAAGGTGTTTTTACTGCAAAAATGAATTATTTAAAAAGTTAAAGTCTTTAGCAGAAAAAAGAAGAATGATTTTGTGTGACGGGTCAAACTTTTCTGATATAAAAGATTTTCGTCCGGGAAAAATCGCGGCCAATATTTTTAATGTGATGTCGCCGCTAGAAATATCTAAATTTAAAAAAGCTGAAATAAGAAAATTGAGCAAAAAAATGAACCTTGATACTTGGAATATTCCCGCACAAGCATGTCTTGCGTCTAGATTCCCTTACGGTACCGAAATCTCAAAAAATATGCTTCAAAAAATTGAAAAAGGGGAAGAATCTATTAAAAAATTGGGTTTTACAAATGTCCGATTAAGACATCATGGCGATATAGCGCGCATAGAAATAGAGAAAAGTGAAATGAAAAAATGCATTAATTCAAATATAAATAAAAAAATTATTTTATCTTTAAAAAAACTTGGCTGGAAATATATTTCTGTCGATATTGAAGGTTATAGAACGGGAAGTCTAAACTATTAA